The Aeromicrobium sp. Leaf245 genome includes a region encoding these proteins:
- a CDS encoding fumarylacetoacetate hydrolase family protein produces the protein MRVARFAGDDDPRFGVVGDEDGTPTIAVLKGDPLYAGYELTGQKVAIDDVRLLAPVIPRSKVVGIGRNYAAHAAELGNDVPERPLVFLKPNTSVVGPGDPIVYPAQSSDVHFEGELAVVIGRICKDVPAEDVDKVIFGYTVANDVTARDLQRTDGQWARAKGFDSFCPLGPWIETNLDPADLRVTTELGGEVKQDGRTSDMVFSVADIVAYVSSFMTLLPGDVILTGTPDGVGPMQVGDSVSVTVEGIGTLTNQVVSHD, from the coding sequence ATGCGTGTAGCCAGGTTCGCCGGGGACGACGATCCCCGTTTCGGAGTGGTCGGTGACGAGGACGGCACCCCCACGATCGCGGTGCTGAAGGGTGACCCGCTGTACGCGGGGTACGAGCTCACGGGCCAGAAGGTCGCGATCGACGACGTGCGCCTGCTGGCGCCGGTGATCCCCCGCAGCAAGGTGGTGGGCATCGGCAGGAACTACGCCGCGCACGCGGCCGAGCTGGGCAACGACGTGCCCGAGAGGCCGCTCGTCTTCCTCAAGCCCAACACCAGCGTGGTCGGTCCCGGTGACCCGATCGTCTACCCGGCTCAGAGCTCGGACGTGCACTTCGAGGGCGAGCTGGCCGTGGTGATCGGGCGCATCTGCAAGGACGTGCCCGCCGAGGACGTCGACAAGGTGATCTTCGGCTACACGGTGGCCAACGACGTCACCGCACGAGACCTGCAGCGCACGGACGGCCAGTGGGCCCGCGCCAAGGGCTTCGACAGCTTCTGCCCGCTCGGCCCGTGGATCGAGACCAACCTCGATCCCGCCGACCTCCGCGTCACCACCGAGCTCGGCGGCGAGGTCAAGCAGGACGGCCGCACCAGCGACATGGTGTTCTCCGTCGCCGACATCGTCGCCTACGTCTCCTCGTTCATGACGCTGCTGCCCGGCGACGTCATCCTCACCGGCACCCCTGACGGCGTCGGACCGATGCAGGTCGGCGACTCGGTGAGCGTCACCGTCGAGGGCATCGGCACCCTCACCAACCAGGTGGTCTCCCATGACTGA
- the gltX gene encoding glutamate--tRNA ligase, with protein sequence MTDVSPETTSTASVPTVGDDVPVVARFCPSPTGNPHVGMARTALFSWAYARHRGGRFVFRIEDTDASRDSEESYDLLIDVMRWLGLDWDEGVEVGGPNGPYRQSQRMDVYADVAQRLLDAGLAYKAYDTAEELEQRRDAARAAGRPSGYDGLHRDLTPEQRAAYEAEGRQPVIRFKMPQKDWTFDDLVRGPITFGAENVQDFVIVRANGQPLYTLTNPTDDALMGITHVLRGEDILSSTPRQIAMYEAFAQIGLGHGMVPRFGHLPYVTGQGNKKLSKRDPESNLLGYREQGFLPEGLLNYLALLGWSLPAVDGVERDVFTLEEMVEAFEISRVNPNPARFDLKKCEAINGDHVRLLSEEDLRARLVPRFASEGLVQDPPTEAQSAMLAAAVPLVHERMGLLTEAVSMLRFLFVDGADFTIDPDDRAKQLDEKGLEVVQAALTALEAIGSTVEWSTPTIEGALRAALVDDLGLKPRLAFGPVRVAVTGSRISPPLFESIELLGRTRTLERLRAAL encoded by the coding sequence ATGACTGACGTCAGCCCCGAGACGACCAGCACCGCTTCCGTCCCGACCGTGGGCGACGACGTGCCGGTGGTCGCCCGCTTCTGCCCCTCGCCGACCGGCAACCCGCACGTCGGCATGGCGCGCACGGCGCTGTTCAGCTGGGCGTACGCACGCCACCGCGGTGGCCGCTTCGTGTTCCGCATCGAGGACACCGACGCGAGCCGCGACAGCGAGGAGTCCTACGACCTGCTGATCGACGTGATGCGGTGGCTCGGCCTCGACTGGGACGAGGGCGTCGAGGTGGGCGGCCCGAACGGGCCGTACCGCCAGAGCCAGCGGATGGACGTGTACGCCGACGTCGCGCAGCGCCTTCTCGACGCCGGACTGGCGTACAAGGCCTACGACACCGCCGAGGAGCTGGAGCAGCGTCGTGACGCGGCGCGGGCCGCCGGTCGGCCCAGCGGCTACGACGGACTGCACCGTGACCTCACGCCCGAGCAGCGGGCCGCTTACGAGGCCGAGGGCCGGCAGCCGGTCATCCGGTTCAAGATGCCGCAGAAGGACTGGACCTTCGACGACCTGGTCCGCGGACCGATCACGTTCGGCGCCGAGAACGTGCAGGACTTCGTCATCGTGCGCGCCAACGGTCAACCGCTGTACACGCTGACGAACCCCACCGACGACGCGCTCATGGGCATCACCCACGTGCTGCGCGGCGAGGACATCCTCAGCTCCACGCCCCGCCAGATCGCGATGTACGAGGCGTTCGCGCAGATCGGCCTCGGTCACGGCATGGTCCCGCGCTTCGGCCACCTGCCCTACGTCACGGGCCAGGGCAACAAGAAGCTGTCGAAGCGCGACCCCGAGTCCAACCTCCTCGGCTACCGGGAGCAGGGCTTCCTGCCCGAGGGGCTGCTCAACTACCTCGCCCTGCTGGGCTGGTCGCTCCCCGCGGTCGACGGCGTCGAGCGCGACGTGTTCACGCTCGAGGAGATGGTCGAGGCCTTCGAGATCTCCCGCGTCAACCCCAACCCGGCCCGCTTCGACCTCAAGAAGTGCGAGGCGATCAACGGCGACCACGTGCGGCTGCTCTCCGAGGAGGACCTCCGCGCCCGGCTCGTGCCGCGGTTCGCGTCCGAGGGCCTCGTGCAGGATCCGCCCACGGAGGCGCAGAGCGCCATGCTGGCGGCCGCGGTGCCCCTCGTCCACGAGCGGATGGGGCTGCTCACCGAGGCCGTCTCCATGCTGCGGTTCCTGTTCGTCGACGGGGCGGACTTCACGATCGATCCCGACGACCGCGCGAAGCAGCTCGACGAGAAGGGCCTGGAGGTGGTGCAGGCCGCCCTCACGGCGCTGGAGGCCATCGGCTCGACCGTCGAGTGGTCGACGCCCACGATCGAGGGCGCGCTGCGCGCTGCGCTGGTCGACGACCTGGGGCTCAAGCCGCGACTGGCCTTCGGGCCGGTGCGGGTGGCCGTGACCGGCAGCCGCATCTCGCCGCCGCTGTTCGAGTCGATCGAGCTGCTGGGTCGGACCCGCACGCTGGAGCGTCTGCGCGCGGCACTCTGA
- a CDS encoding NYN domain-containing protein, producing MPPARIAVLIDADNAPASKIGAILSQVAKSGNAHVRRAYGDWKNSHLKGWEGRLQEFAIAPVQQFAYTKGKNASDIAMVIDAMDLLHAGVADGFAIVSSDADFTPLVMRLRQSGAEVLGFGGEKAPKAFQNACSTFYKLETLREDDDTEDDTEDDADEAPDDAPAASNGRARPASQRASQRVDGAKLRSDRQLVRMLRTAVDEAADDDGWAQLSKVSDQIRNQSSIQPGNYGYAKFSGLIEAIDLFEVKRADGKSVMVRRKKRGGR from the coding sequence ATGCCTCCTGCTCGCATCGCCGTGCTCATCGACGCCGACAACGCTCCTGCCTCCAAGATCGGCGCGATCCTCTCGCAGGTCGCGAAGTCCGGGAACGCGCACGTGCGTCGCGCCTACGGCGACTGGAAGAACTCCCACCTCAAGGGCTGGGAGGGCCGGCTGCAGGAGTTCGCGATCGCCCCCGTGCAGCAGTTCGCCTACACGAAGGGCAAGAACGCCTCCGACATCGCCATGGTCATCGACGCCATGGACCTCCTGCACGCGGGCGTGGCCGACGGCTTCGCCATCGTCTCGAGCGACGCCGACTTCACGCCCCTCGTCATGCGCCTGCGACAGTCCGGCGCCGAGGTCCTCGGCTTCGGCGGGGAGAAGGCGCCCAAGGCGTTCCAGAACGCGTGCTCGACCTTCTACAAGCTGGAGACGCTGCGCGAGGACGACGACACCGAGGACGACACCGAGGACGACGCGGACGAAGCCCCGGACGACGCTCCGGCCGCCTCCAACGGCCGGGCTCGTCCCGCCTCGCAGCGCGCCTCCCAGCGCGTGGACGGCGCCAAGCTGCGCAGCGACCGACAGCTCGTGCGCATGCTCCGCACGGCCGTCGACGAGGCCGCCGACGACGACGGCTGGGCCCAGCTCTCCAAGGTGAGCGACCAGATCCGCAACCAGTCCTCGATCCAGCCCGGCAACTACGGCTACGCGAAGTTCAGCGGGCTCATCGAGGCGATCGACCTGTTCGAGGTCAAGCGCGCCGACGGCAAGTCGGTGATGGTGCGGCGGAAGAAGCGCGGCGGACGCTGA
- a CDS encoding Ada metal-binding domain-containing protein, with translation MEDFDERYRAVSSRDERFDGMFFTAVRTTRIYCRPSCPATTPLARNVEFHRTAAAAEAAGFRACRRCRPDSSPGSPEWDVRADAVGRAVRLVRDGVVEREGVPGLAQRLGYSERHLNRMITQELGVGPLALAQSQRARTARLLVETTDMPMSDVAFAAGFASVRQFNDAFRRAYDRSPREMRRRGAGGSTAGECLRLRLALRRPFDADALGGFLADHAVPGLEVGEGRRFARVLSLPHGSAVAELVLHDDHVACRVQLQDPRDLTAAVARLRHLLDLDADPVAIDRALGGEEGGAGDGGASDGGASDGGAGDLGALVQERPGLRVPGTVDAFETAVRTVVGQQVSVSGARTVIGRLVAASGETVELPLAQELGLTHAFPTASALAAVDPETLPMPRSRGRTVVALARAVDVGDLVLDGGVDRDAVSRALLAVPGIGPWTVGYVRMRGLGDPDVLLETDLVLRRILHARGTTDADVRRWAPWRSYAGMHLWTEHLARQALTTTRGSRA, from the coding sequence ATGGAGGACTTCGACGAGCGCTACCGCGCGGTGAGCTCGCGCGACGAGCGCTTCGACGGGATGTTCTTCACCGCGGTGCGCACCACGCGCATCTACTGTCGTCCCTCCTGCCCGGCGACGACCCCGCTCGCCCGGAACGTGGAGTTCCACCGCACGGCCGCGGCGGCGGAGGCGGCCGGCTTCCGCGCGTGCCGACGGTGCCGTCCGGACAGCTCGCCCGGGTCGCCGGAGTGGGACGTCCGAGCCGACGCCGTGGGGCGTGCGGTCCGGCTGGTGCGCGACGGCGTGGTCGAGCGCGAGGGCGTTCCGGGGTTGGCGCAGCGGCTGGGCTACAGCGAACGGCACCTGAACCGCATGATCACCCAGGAGCTCGGTGTGGGACCTCTTGCGCTGGCCCAGTCGCAGCGCGCTCGCACCGCGCGGCTGCTGGTGGAGACGACCGACATGCCCATGTCCGACGTCGCCTTCGCGGCGGGCTTCGCGTCGGTCCGCCAGTTCAACGACGCCTTCCGGCGCGCGTACGACCGCTCGCCCCGCGAGATGCGCCGACGCGGCGCCGGTGGCTCGACGGCGGGGGAGTGCCTGCGACTGCGGCTCGCGCTCCGGCGCCCCTTCGACGCCGACGCGCTCGGGGGCTTCCTCGCCGACCACGCCGTGCCCGGGCTCGAGGTCGGTGAGGGACGCAGGTTCGCCCGGGTGCTCTCGTTGCCGCACGGCAGCGCCGTCGCCGAGCTCGTCCTGCACGACGACCACGTGGCGTGCCGGGTGCAGCTGCAGGACCCGCGCGACCTCACGGCGGCCGTCGCCCGGCTGAGGCACCTGCTCGACCTCGACGCCGACCCGGTCGCGATCGATCGAGCGCTGGGCGGCGAGGAGGGTGGGGCCGGGGACGGCGGTGCCAGCGATGGTGGGGCCAGCGATGGTGGGGCCGGGGACCTCGGCGCCCTGGTGCAGGAGCGACCTGGGCTGCGCGTCCCCGGCACGGTCGACGCGTTCGAGACGGCCGTGCGCACGGTCGTCGGTCAGCAGGTGTCGGTGAGCGGCGCGCGGACCGTCATCGGTCGGCTCGTCGCGGCCTCCGGGGAGACGGTCGAGCTGCCCCTCGCCCAGGAGCTCGGACTCACCCACGCGTTCCCGACCGCCTCGGCGCTGGCCGCGGTCGATCCCGAGACCCTGCCGATGCCCCGGTCCCGCGGGCGCACCGTCGTCGCCCTGGCCCGTGCGGTCGACGTCGGTGACCTCGTGCTGGACGGCGGCGTCGACCGCGACGCCGTCAGCCGCGCGCTGCTCGCCGTGCCCGGCATCGGCCCGTGGACCGTGGGCTACGTGCGCATGCGCGGGCTGGGCGATCCGGACGTGCTCCTCGAGACGGACCTGGTGCTCCGGCGGATCCTCCACGCCCGCGGGACCACCGACGCCGACGTCAGGCGGTGGGCGCCCTGGCGCTCGTACGCCGGGATGCACCTCTGGACCGAGCACCTGGCACGGCAGGCCTTGACCACGACGAGAGGATCGAGAGCATGA
- a CDS encoding methylated-DNA--[protein]-cysteine S-methyltransferase, with translation MSTRWMDSPIGGLRLHSSAGLLTAIEFGAEPHGRPAPDPLLDDAQQQLQEYFTGDRRSFDLPLANDGTEFQRKVWGELRRIPFGETASYGEIARRLGYEPVISRAVGAANGANPLPIVVPCHRVVGSDGSLTGYAGGVERKRVLLELERPGLF, from the coding sequence ATGAGCACCCGTTGGATGGACTCACCGATCGGCGGACTGCGCCTCCACAGCTCCGCGGGCCTCCTGACCGCGATCGAGTTCGGGGCCGAGCCGCACGGCCGTCCCGCCCCGGACCCGCTGCTGGACGACGCCCAGCAGCAGCTGCAGGAGTACTTCACGGGCGACCGCCGGAGCTTCGACCTGCCGCTCGCGAACGACGGCACCGAGTTCCAGCGCAAGGTGTGGGGCGAGCTGCGCCGGATCCCGTTCGGGGAGACGGCCAGCTACGGCGAGATCGCCCGACGTCTCGGCTACGAGCCCGTGATCTCGAGGGCCGTCGGCGCCGCCAACGGCGCCAACCCGCTGCCGATCGTCGTCCCGTGCCACCGGGTGGTGGGCTCGGACGGCTCCCTCACCGGCTACGCCGGGGGAGTGGAGCGCAAGAGGGTCCTGCTCGAGCTGGAGCGTCCGGGGCTCTTCTGA
- a CDS encoding class F sortase yields MTIPPLGLDESLVGLGIDAGTGELEVPEDPARVGWFTGGGKPGETYPTVIVGHKDSRTGPAVFARLTELEVGEQLSVLDARGQRRTYEVTEVRDVPQDSRFPTEDVYGRAAGSQVRLITCTGPYDRGIGRYTENRVVFASEV; encoded by the coding sequence GTGACGATCCCGCCCTTGGGTCTGGACGAGTCGCTCGTCGGCCTGGGCATCGATGCGGGGACCGGCGAGCTCGAGGTGCCCGAGGATCCGGCCCGCGTCGGCTGGTTCACGGGCGGCGGCAAGCCGGGCGAGACCTACCCCACCGTCATCGTGGGCCACAAGGACTCCCGCACCGGGCCGGCCGTGTTCGCGCGGCTGACCGAGCTGGAGGTCGGCGAGCAGCTGAGCGTCCTCGACGCTCGCGGACAGCGCCGCACCTACGAGGTCACCGAGGTGCGCGACGTGCCGCAGGACAGCCGCTTTCCCACCGAGGACGTCTACGGCAGGGCGGCGGGGTCGCAGGTCCGCCTCATCACCTGCACGGGACCCTACGACCGCGGGATCGGCCGGTACACCGAGAACCGGGTCGTCTTCGCCTCCGAGGTCTGA
- a CDS encoding CHRD domain-containing protein, with protein sequence MTRSTRWTAAAGLAAALPLALGGLASTATADTTEQVERPETFTSAFVAEATGDQVVGPDGTVGVGQEDGSGTFIFLINSDEEIICWDITTEGVDPPYQSAARTATHIHQTPAGQNGPPRLSFPNPGPEDSDIRNSSGCSEGPFTTGLSTDGQDTGTGFTLDQIEANPAGFSADTHTAANVPGAVRGQLAFSQELLDEANGAGGPQSGGTDDEDAGEENADDEDRVVPRNGVDTGEGGTAGSTPAAPYVALTLVGLAAAGAVAARRRQGA encoded by the coding sequence ATGACCCGATCGACTCGATGGACCGCAGCGGCCGGCCTCGCCGCCGCACTGCCCCTGGCACTCGGCGGACTCGCCTCGACCGCGACAGCCGACACCACGGAGCAGGTCGAGCGCCCCGAGACCTTCACCAGCGCGTTCGTCGCCGAGGCGACCGGCGACCAGGTCGTCGGACCCGACGGCACGGTCGGCGTGGGCCAGGAGGACGGCTCCGGCACGTTCATCTTCCTGATCAACTCCGACGAGGAGATCATCTGCTGGGACATCACCACCGAGGGCGTCGACCCGCCGTACCAGAGCGCCGCCCGCACCGCCACGCACATCCACCAGACGCCGGCCGGCCAGAACGGGCCCCCGCGCCTGTCGTTCCCGAACCCCGGCCCGGAGGACTCCGACATCCGCAACAGCAGCGGCTGCTCCGAAGGACCGTTCACGACCGGCCTGAGCACGGACGGCCAGGACACCGGCACGGGCTTCACCCTCGACCAGATCGAGGCGAACCCCGCCGGCTTCTCGGCCGACACCCACACGGCCGCCAACGTCCCCGGCGCCGTGCGCGGTCAGCTGGCCTTCAGCCAGGAGCTTCTGGACGAGGCCAACGGTGCCGGCGGTCCGCAGAGCGGCGGGACCGATGACGAGGACGCCGGTGAGGAGAACGCCGACGACGAGGATCGCGTGGTCCCGCGCAACGGGGTCGACACCGGGGAGGGCGGAACCGCCGGCTCCACCCCGGCCGCTCCCTACGTCGCCCTGACGCTCGTCGGACTCGCTGCTGCGGGCGCAGTCGCCGCACGTCGTCGTCAGGGTGCCTGA
- a CDS encoding sigma-70 family RNA polymerase sigma factor, with protein sequence MTAEGFDVRSAYAEHGRDLLGFAVNAVGDRGLAEECVQETFTRAWQARERFDAARASSRTWLFAIARNVVIDALRRRGRRPMTLVPDVREPREVRPPESDQVDDHVGLVWALAQISADQRRVIVAVRLEGLTYDQLSERDGVPVATLRTRMFHGLRALRVLLDEEGAS encoded by the coding sequence ATGACGGCTGAGGGCTTCGACGTGCGCTCCGCGTACGCCGAGCACGGCCGTGACCTCCTGGGCTTCGCCGTGAACGCCGTGGGCGACCGGGGCCTCGCCGAGGAGTGCGTGCAGGAGACCTTCACCCGCGCCTGGCAGGCGCGCGAGCGCTTCGACGCCGCCCGGGCGTCGTCGAGGACGTGGCTGTTCGCGATCGCCCGCAACGTCGTGATCGACGCCCTGCGCCGCCGTGGGCGCCGCCCGATGACGCTGGTGCCGGACGTCCGGGAGCCGCGTGAGGTCCGACCGCCGGAGAGCGACCAGGTGGACGACCACGTCGGCCTGGTGTGGGCGCTGGCCCAGATCTCCGCGGACCAGCGCCGCGTGATCGTGGCGGTGCGCCTGGAGGGACTCACCTACGATCAGCTGTCCGAACGTGACGGGGTGCCCGTCGCGACGCTGCGCACCCGGATGTTCCACGGCCTGCGCGCGCTGCGTGTGCTGCTCGACGAGGAGGGAGCCTCATGA
- a CDS encoding IclR family transcriptional regulator, which translates to MDNASGVGVLDKAALVLSALEPGPATLAGLVAATGLARPTAHRLAVALEHHRLVSRDMQGRFVLGPRLGELAAAAGEDRLLAAAGPVLARLRDITGESAQLYRRQGDFRVCVAAADRPTGLRDSIPVGGQLTMAAGSAAQILLAWEDPERMNKGLLKATFSAAELSAVRRRGWAQSVGEREPGVGSVSAPVRSPSGKVVAAVSVSGPLERLTRQPGRMHAPAVAAAAERLSQSLRRAG; encoded by the coding sequence ATGGACAACGCCAGTGGAGTGGGTGTGCTCGACAAGGCCGCTCTCGTGCTCTCGGCCCTCGAGCCCGGACCCGCCACCCTCGCCGGGCTGGTCGCCGCGACCGGCCTCGCGCGGCCGACGGCCCACCGGCTCGCCGTGGCGCTCGAGCACCACCGGCTCGTCTCCCGCGACATGCAGGGACGCTTCGTGCTCGGACCGCGGCTCGGCGAGCTCGCCGCCGCCGCCGGCGAGGACCGCCTGCTGGCCGCCGCGGGTCCGGTGCTCGCACGTCTGCGCGACATCACCGGCGAGTCGGCGCAGCTGTACCGCCGACAGGGCGACTTCCGGGTGTGCGTGGCGGCGGCGGACCGGCCGACCGGTCTGCGCGACTCGATCCCCGTCGGAGGCCAGCTCACCATGGCAGCCGGGTCCGCTGCCCAGATCCTGCTGGCGTGGGAGGACCCCGAGCGCATGAACAAGGGGCTGCTCAAGGCCACCTTCTCGGCCGCCGAGCTGTCCGCCGTGCGTCGCCGCGGATGGGCGCAGAGCGTCGGCGAGCGCGAGCCGGGTGTCGGGTCGGTCTCCGCCCCGGTCCGCTCCCCCTCCGGCAAGGTGGTCGCCGCCGTGTCGGTCTCCGGTCCCCTGGAACGCCTGACCCGGCAGCCGGGGCGCATGCACGCACCTGCCGTGGCCGCCGCCGCGGAACGGCTCAGCCAGAGCCTGCGCCGCGCCGGCTGA
- the leuC gene encoding 3-isopropylmalate dehydratase large subunit has translation MGRTLAEKIWDDHVVRTAEGEPDLLYIDLHLIHEVTSPQAFDGLRLSGRPVRRPDLTLATEDHNIPTTDLDKPIADPVSRTQVETLRRNAEEFGVRLHPMGDIDQGIVHVVGPQLGLTQPGMTIVCGDSHTSTHGAFGSIAFGIGTSEVEHVLATQSLSQAKPKMMAVDVDGTLPPGSTAKDLILALITQETTGGGQGYIVEYRGEAIRALSMEERMTICNMSIEWGAKAGLIAPDETTFEYIQGRPHAPQGEAWDEAVAYWTSLTTDDDAHFDKVIRIDASEITPFVTWGTNPGQGAPLSGTVPDPESFEEPTEREAAANALAYMGLEAGTPLRDISVDTVFVGSCTNGRISDLRRAAELIEGRTVAEGTRMLVVPGSVRVRLQAQEEGLDRIFTDAGAEWRGAGCSMCLGMNPDQLTPGERSASTSNRNFEGRQGKGGRTHLVSPDVAVATAVLGHLASPADLEPVPATAGA, from the coding sequence ATGGGCAGGACGCTCGCGGAGAAGATCTGGGACGACCACGTCGTCCGCACGGCCGAGGGCGAGCCCGACCTGCTCTACATCGACCTCCACCTCATCCACGAGGTCACGAGCCCGCAGGCGTTCGACGGCCTGCGGCTGTCCGGCCGTCCCGTCCGCCGGCCCGACCTGACCCTCGCCACCGAGGACCACAACATCCCGACGACGGACCTCGACAAGCCGATCGCCGACCCCGTCTCCCGCACCCAGGTCGAGACGCTGCGTCGCAACGCCGAGGAGTTCGGCGTCCGCTTGCACCCGATGGGCGACATCGACCAGGGCATCGTCCACGTGGTCGGACCGCAGCTGGGCCTCACCCAGCCGGGCATGACCATCGTGTGCGGCGACTCCCACACCTCCACCCACGGCGCCTTCGGGTCGATCGCCTTCGGCATCGGCACGAGCGAGGTCGAGCACGTGCTCGCCACCCAGTCGCTGTCGCAGGCCAAGCCGAAGATGATGGCCGTCGACGTCGACGGCACGCTGCCTCCCGGGTCGACCGCCAAGGACCTGATCCTCGCGCTCATCACCCAGGAGACGACCGGTGGCGGCCAGGGCTACATCGTCGAGTACCGCGGCGAGGCGATCCGTGCGCTCTCCATGGAGGAGCGCATGACGATCTGCAACATGAGCATCGAGTGGGGAGCGAAGGCCGGGCTCATCGCTCCGGACGAGACCACCTTCGAGTACATCCAGGGCCGCCCGCACGCTCCGCAGGGCGAGGCGTGGGACGAGGCCGTGGCGTACTGGACGAGCCTCACCACCGACGACGACGCCCACTTCGACAAGGTGATCCGGATCGACGCGTCCGAGATCACGCCCTTCGTCACCTGGGGGACGAACCCCGGCCAGGGCGCCCCGCTCTCGGGCACGGTGCCGGATCCGGAGAGCTTCGAGGAGCCGACCGAGCGCGAGGCCGCCGCGAACGCGCTCGCCTACATGGGTCTGGAGGCCGGCACGCCGCTGCGTGACATCAGCGTCGACACCGTGTTCGTCGGCTCGTGCACGAACGGCCGGATCTCCGACCTGCGCCGCGCCGCCGAGCTCATCGAGGGCCGCACGGTGGCCGAGGGCACGCGCATGCTCGTCGTGCCCGGCTCGGTGAGGGTTCGGCTGCAGGCCCAGGAGGAGGGTCTCGACCGGATCTTCACCGACGCCGGCGCGGAGTGGCGCGGAGCGGGATGCTCCATGTGCCTCGGCATGAACCCCGACCAGCTGACCCCGGGGGAGCGCAGCGCCTCCACGTCCAACCGCAACTTCGAGGGACGCCAGGGCAAGGGCGGCCGCACCCACCTCGTCTCGCCCGACGTCGCCGTGGCCACGGCCGTGCTGGGCCACCTGGCCAGCCCGGCCGACCTCGAGCCCGTCCCCGCGACCGCAGGAGCCTGA
- the leuD gene encoding 3-isopropylmalate dehydratase small subunit has translation MEKFTSHTGVGAPLRRSNVDTDQIIPAVYLKRVTRTGFEDGLFAAWRNDPEFVLNRDAFRDATVLVAGPDFGTGSSREHAVWALQNYGFKAVISSRFGDIFRGNSGKAGLLAAQVDDKVVQRLWDHLDANPGATVTVDLESRTVRAGEGPDAIEDSFTIDDYTRWRLLEGLDDIAITLSHDDDIATYESRRPAFKPATL, from the coding sequence ATGGAGAAGTTCACCTCGCACACCGGCGTCGGCGCCCCGCTGCGGCGCAGCAACGTCGACACCGACCAGATCATCCCCGCCGTCTACCTCAAGCGCGTCACGCGCACCGGCTTCGAGGACGGACTGTTCGCGGCCTGGCGCAACGACCCCGAGTTCGTCCTGAACCGCGACGCCTTCCGCGACGCGACCGTGCTGGTGGCCGGTCCGGACTTCGGCACCGGCTCGTCGCGCGAGCACGCCGTCTGGGCCCTGCAGAACTACGGCTTCAAGGCCGTGATCAGCTCACGGTTCGGTGACATCTTCCGTGGCAACTCCGGCAAGGCCGGGCTGCTGGCCGCCCAGGTGGACGACAAGGTCGTGCAGCGCCTGTGGGACCACCTCGACGCGAACCCGGGCGCGACCGTCACGGTCGACCTCGAGTCGCGCACGGTGCGTGCCGGTGAGGGTCCCGACGCCATCGAGGACTCGTTCACGATCGACGACTACACGCGCTGGCGCCTGCTCGAGGGTCTCGACGACATCGCGATCACGCTCTCGCACGACGACGACATCGCCACCTACGAGAGCCGGCGCCCCGCGTTCAAGCCCGCCACGCTCTGA
- a CDS encoding 1-acyl-sn-glycerol-3-phosphate acyltransferase → MDRPADRLVLPRATRWIVRILRPFLMVATKRDWRGVEKLPTDGGYVLAPNHLSHLDPILISHFMVDHQVAPRFLAKDTLFSVKGLGAILHGAEQIPVHRSTEGAAESLRSAVAAVESGKVVTIYPEGTITRDPELWPMSGRTGAVRVALATGRPLVPMAQWGAQKILWPYTKVPKFLPRKTIHVVIGDPVDLSDLRDRPLTEEVLRTATGRLMDALTAMVGEIRGELPTGPRIDVHTLARPRSDFRAPLEGGPAPAPNDPAPHDVAPADPGGADTPKEP, encoded by the coding sequence ATGGATCGCCCTGCGGATCGCCTCGTGCTCCCGAGAGCCACGCGGTGGATCGTCCGGATCCTCCGTCCGTTCCTCATGGTGGCGACGAAGCGGGACTGGCGCGGCGTCGAGAAGCTGCCGACGGACGGTGGCTACGTGCTCGCCCCGAACCACCTCTCGCACCTCGACCCGATCCTCATCAGCCACTTCATGGTCGACCACCAGGTCGCGCCTCGGTTCCTGGCGAAGGACACGCTGTTCTCGGTGAAGGGGCTGGGCGCGATCCTGCACGGCGCGGAGCAGATCCCGGTCCACCGCAGCACCGAGGGTGCGGCCGAGTCGCTGCGCTCGGCCGTGGCCGCCGTCGAGTCGGGCAAGGTCGTCACCATCTACCCCGAGGGCACGATCACCCGCGACCCCGAGCTCTGGCCCATGAGCGGACGGACCGGGGCCGTGCGCGTGGCCCTGGCCACCGGTCGACCGCTCGTGCCCATGGCGCAGTGGGGGGCCCAGAAGATCCTGTGGCCCTACACCAAGGTCCCGAAGTTCCTGCCGCGCAAGACCATCCACGTCGTGATCGGCGACCCGGTCGACCTGTCCGACCTCAGGGACCGGCCGCTCACCGAGGAGGTCCTGCGCACCGCCACGGGTCGACTCATGGACGCGCTCACGGCGATGGTCGGCGAGATCCGCGGTGAGCTGCCGACGGGGCCCCGCATCGACGTGCACACGCTGGCCCGGCCGCGCAGCGACTTCCGGGCGCCCCTCGAGGGCGGCCCCGCCCCCGCACCGAACGACCCCGCACCGCATGACGTTGCACCCGCCGATCCCGGCGGTGCCGACACCCCGAAGGAGCCGTGA